The Dehalobacter sp. DCM sequence TTTCCGGAGACTATCCTTCCCCAAGAAATCACCCAGATAGATATGCGGTTAATTGCTCACGACAACCAAATACTGCGAACAAATACGTTGCCAGGCGGATTTGTGGTTGCTGTCTGCGGAGAACCGATTGATGATCGGGGAAAATATGCGTTAAAGGCGTTGATTTTTGATCCGATAAACAACAAAATAGTGAGCAGTAGGGATATTGGCGAATACTATTTGTTAAACACCTCTGTTTCACAAGAGAAAGTTGATATTTCTGCCCAGAAAGAATCTTCCTCAAAAATTGAAATGTTTCGTGTTGACGCCGTGGGTGATATAACCACAGAAGATTGTCCGGCAGACACACTGTATTTTAAATATTCACCTGACAAAAGCAAATATGTCTATTCGGAAAAAGGAAGTTTGTATGTGGTTGATGAAAATGAGGGAAATACGCCGCGATTGTTGATTAGCGGAAATGACTCAGGCGGTCAGGATCGAAATTATTATTACCCCTTTGCCTGGGTGGACAACGCATTATTGGTCTATGGCATTGGGGGATATGAGTGGTCAAATGGGTGCGGCGTAATCGATATAAGAACAGGTAAAGATATTCTGCTTAAACAAGCCGGTTCCAATGCACAGCCAATAGAATTAGTCAATAATAAACTGTATACCGTCATTGGCGAAATGGGCGAACCTTTAGATCCAGGGGTAATCGACCTTGATCAGACCGGCTATCCCTATAAAAAATTAATCAATGAGACATATGATATTCAAAATATTGGATTTACCGATTATTCCATATCGCCGGATGGGTCAAAAATCGCCTTTATTAAAACGGGGTATGAGCAAAATGAATACAATAAAATATACCTATTTTCCACTGTAGATGGATCATTGCTAAAATCGTTTGAATTCCAAAATGTATTTAATAGTCCGCAATATTTAGATTTCTTTGAAGAAGACAGAATCGCCATATACGCAGAACAGCACTGCTATTGTCCGGAATACATGTATATTGTCAATCTAAGAAATTAATCATGCATTTTCAGCAGAGCGGACTCCAAAGAAAGCGGAGGTGATTCAATTGGTCGATATTATATTTGATTTAACCTTTCTGGCACTTACAATTACAATCATTGTATATATCAATAAAAGAGTAGTAACTGAAAAAGCATTACTTAACAAGCTCGATCGTCTTATAGAATTGCTTGAAAAAAATCAAAAGAGTTGTTAAAGTTGTAATGCCATACATACCAGGCAGTTGATTTGGCTATAGTCACAATAATATTCAGGAGAAACAATCATGCACCATTTAACATCAAAGCTCATCATTTATCGCACCATCGGCGAGGACAGCATCTTATTTCAGTTAGCCGCCATCTGTCAGCGTTTTGCTGAGGGGAACGACCCGAAGGAAAAGCTGGTTACGGATATTTTAACGCAGATCAATCGGCTGCTGGATCTGGCTACCCGCTACGGCTTTGATCAAAACCTGTGGCATAATTATCTGGCTTTTTTGCTGGCAATGACGGAGAATCCCTTTACGCTTGTATCGGAGAAAATCGGCGCCAACGACGGGACCGTTAACGTCTTCGCACGCAATGATTTTGCCATATTCAAAGCGCTGTTTGCTTATGATTTTAGCGCCATAGAAAAGGAACTGGATATTCAGTGCTTTTCCATTATCCGGAACTATAAAGCCGTTATGAAAAAAGAACAGATCTATAATAAAAGTGTCAGTGAAAAGGTCCAATCCTTAAGCCGGATGCTGGCACAAGCCAAAGATGAACATGAGATGTATCGGACGGTAACGGACTTTTATCAGGCCTACGGCGTAGGTAAATTAGGCTTGAATAAGGCCTTTCGCCTTGCCCCTGCCGACGATTCAGAATTGCTCATACCGATTACCACCACCGGCGATGTTGTCTTAGCAGATCTGGTCGGCTATGAGGATCAGAAAAAGGAGCTGGTGCAGAATACCGAGGCCTTTGTGGCAGGCAGGAAAGCCAACAATGTGCTTTTATACGGCGATGCGGGAACCGGCAAGTCCACCAGTATCAAAGCCATATTAAATCAGTATTATGATCAGGGACTGCGGATGATCGAAATCTACAAGCATGAATTCAAGGATTTAGCAAAGGTCATTACCGCGATCAAGAACCGGAATTATCGGTTTATTATTTTTATGGATGACCTTTCATTCGAGGAATTTGAAATCGAGTATAAATATTTAAAAGCGATTATCGAAGGCGGTTTGGAAACAAAGCCGGAAAACATCTTGATTTATGCGACGTCCAATCGGCGGCATTTAATTCGCGAAACCTGGAGTGACCGTTCGGATCTGTCTCAGGATGAACTGCACCGGTCAGATACGATGCAGGAGAAGCTATCCTTAGTGGCGCGGTTCGGAATAACCATCGGCTATTATCAGCCTTCACAGCAGGAATATTTCCATATCGTCACCACCCTGGCTGAAAGATATCCGGAAATCACGTTGACCAAAGAAGAACTAACCGCCATGGCGCATCAATGGGAAATGCACCACGGCGGAATTTCCGGCCGCACCGCCCAGCAGTTTATTAATTATTTGCTTGGGACTGCTCCTCAAAACTAGCAAATAACGATATAAGACAAGTGCACCCCAAATGTTAAGTTTCTTACCCAACATTTGAGGTGCACATTATTTTGACTTGATACAATACTCGAATTAGTTACTCAAATTACTCCATAGTAAGTCCGACTGCACAATGCCGACGTCAAGCGGAGCACGGATTGCGGAGCGCAACGGTCCATGGATGGACCTAAGTTAAAATTCGGCCAAGGAGGGCGAAAGAATTTTAACTTCCTTAATGCAAATTCATGGAAGGCACAAGAGCCGAAAGTGGTATTGAGCAGTCGGACCAGCCCCAAATGAGAATAATTGCTAACGTATTAATAGAATATTGTGCTAGATAGTTCAGCGCACGGTCATTTCGCTAAACATTGTTACCAAAGTAAGCATTACTTGACGCTGTTCCACCCGGCCTCAAAGGCTTTCAGGTTAACATCCAGCAATTTATCGGGAACGGTATCGCGGATGACATCCAGCCAAGTTTGTTTGTCCAGATCGAGATAGCGGGCTAAAAGACCCAGCAGCACGACATTGACGGCTTTGGCATTTCCGGCCTTGACCGCCTCGCCGAGACCATCGATAACCATGGTGTTCGCACACTGTTTTTTAATAGCGGCAATCGCATCCTGAGGGTAGGCAGCCGCTCCGGTGACAACGGGCATCGGATCGAGACGCTGGTCATTAATCAGGATATTGCCGTCTTTCTTTAAATAGGAGAGCCAACGCAGGGCTTCCAGTTTTTCGAAGGCTAGGATGATATCGGCTTCCCCCGGGGCAATGATCGGAGCATATACTTTTTCACCATACCGGACCTGGGTGACCACACTGCCGCCCCGTTGGGCCATGCCGTGGATTTCGGAAACTTTAACATCCTGCCCGATCTTTTGAACAACGCCGGCCAGGACACGGCTGGCCAGGATCGTGCCTTGTCCGCCCACACCGACAATCAGAATATTGGTCAGATTACGCATTAGCGCCACCTTCTTTCCGGATCGCATCGAACTTGCAGACCGTGGCGCAAAGGCCGCAGCCAACGCATTGGGCGGGGTTGATGCTGACTTTTTTATTATCCTGCTTAACGATACACGGGCAGCCGAGCCGCATGCATTGCAGACAGCCGGTGCAGGCTTCCTCGGAGACCGTGTAAGGCGGCTTTGTCCCCTTCTCAATCAGAGCACAGCTGCGCCGGGTTATAATAACCGAAGGCTCTTCGGCGGCAAGTTCTTCACGGATAATCTGCTCCAGTTCACTGAGCGCAAAGGGATCGACGGTGCGGACCCGGTCAACGCCGACGGCTTGGGCCAGAACCGCGAGGTCGATTTCCTTGGTGGGTTCTCCCTTAATGGTAAAGCCGGTGACGGGATTATGCTGGTGCCCGGTCATGGCAGTGATCCGGTTATCCAGGATAAGCGTTGTGGTTGTGGCTTTATTGTAGACGGCATCGATCAGCGGGGTGATGCCCGAATGAATAAACGTCGAATCGCCGATTACAGCGACCATCTTGCGGGCATAATCCTTGCCCCGGGCTTTTTCCATGCCGATGGCCGTGCCGATACTGGCTCCCATGCAGATGGTGGTATCGATGGCATTTAAAGGCGCGAGACAGCCCAGGGTGTAGCAGCCGATATCGCCGGTTACAGTTACTTTCAATTTATTCAGGGTATAAAATACGGCGCGGTGCGGACAGCCCGGACAAAGCACCGGCGGACGCGGCGGGGTGTCTTCGGTTTTCAACTCACAGGCCGTCGCATGGCAGCAAGTTTGCTGATCGCTTGGCGCCAGCTTAGCGCTGATCATCTCCGGCAGCAGTTCGCCAAATAGCGGGAAGGTATCCTTGCCCTGAACGGCAATCCCCCAGGCTTTGATCTGGT is a genomic window containing:
- a CDS encoding ATP-binding protein, with the translated sequence MHHLTSKLIIYRTIGEDSILFQLAAICQRFAEGNDPKEKLVTDILTQINRLLDLATRYGFDQNLWHNYLAFLLAMTENPFTLVSEKIGANDGTVNVFARNDFAIFKALFAYDFSAIEKELDIQCFSIIRNYKAVMKKEQIYNKSVSEKVQSLSRMLAQAKDEHEMYRTVTDFYQAYGVGKLGLNKAFRLAPADDSELLIPITTTGDVVLADLVGYEDQKKELVQNTEAFVAGRKANNVLLYGDAGTGKSTSIKAILNQYYDQGLRMIEIYKHEFKDLAKVITAIKNRNYRFIIFMDDLSFEEFEIEYKYLKAIIEGGLETKPENILIYATSNRRHLIRETWSDRSDLSQDELHRSDTMQEKLSLVARFGITIGYYQPSQQEYFHIVTTLAERYPEITLTKEELTAMAHQWEMHHGGISGRTAQQFINYLLGTAPQN
- the iorA gene encoding indolepyruvate ferredoxin oxidoreductase subunit alpha, whose protein sequence is MKKLLTGNEAIARGAWEAGVVVCTAYPGTPSTEITENAAKYPEMYAEWSPNEKVALEVGLGAAIAGGRALVSMKHVGVNVAADPLFTLAYTGINGGLVLVSADDPGMHSSQDEQDNRHYGRAAKIPVLEPADSQEAKEFTKLAFDLSEAFDTPVMLRTTTRVAHSQSLVELADRKEVPIKEYEKNTAKFVMIPANARPRHLIVEDRMQKLSTYAETTELNRIEWNDPSIGIITSGITYQYVKEVLPQASILKLGMSFPLPKNLISEFAQKVTTLYVIEELDPFFEDQIKAWGIAVQGKDTFPLFGELLPEMISAKLAPSDQQTCCHATACELKTEDTPPRPPVLCPGCPHRAVFYTLNKLKVTVTGDIGCYTLGCLAPLNAIDTTICMGASIGTAIGMEKARGKDYARKMVAVIGDSTFIHSGITPLIDAVYNKATTTTLILDNRITAMTGHQHNPVTGFTIKGEPTKEIDLAVLAQAVGVDRVRTVDPFALSELEQIIREELAAEEPSVIITRRSCALIEKGTKPPYTVSEEACTGCLQCMRLGCPCIVKQDNKKVSINPAQCVGCGLCATVCKFDAIRKEGGANA
- a CDS encoding indolepyruvate oxidoreductase subunit beta; translation: MRNLTNILIVGVGGQGTILASRVLAGVVQKIGQDVKVSEIHGMAQRGGSVVTQVRYGEKVYAPIIAPGEADIILAFEKLEALRWLSYLKKDGNILINDQRLDPMPVVTGAAAYPQDAIAAIKKQCANTMVIDGLGEAVKAGNAKAVNVVLLGLLARYLDLDKQTWLDVIRDTVPDKLLDVNLKAFEAGWNSVK